The stretch of DNA TGAAACAAAgtgaatacttttttttttttttaagtgtatTTGGTGGttgttaagaaaattaataaaatttcattactTACAGTATTGCCATTGACAATTAGCCGAGACATGGCTAAATTAGCATCAACTAAAAATGACAACAATCaacaatcaacaataattgaaagaaaaagtaTATCTGGACGAAGATCAAAGTCATTGGATTGTCTTGTGATAGCTGAAAGTGAACCACCAACTCCTCGCTGTCCATCACCAACACCGAGTAGTGGAGTTGACAGTAACAAAGACAGTCcaattcaaattgaaaatattgacgGGACCAGTATTGGTATGTACCCGTTCATGTTAATATTCATATTCTctatagtaaaattttttcgaaattggCCGAATCAGAAAAAACTTCTCTggaaatcgaaaaaaatcatagaaaaattttttctcccctaaaattattttgactatTTTGAAATTTGCTTTGATGAACTAACATCTTCAATCCCTCCGATATGGTCTACTGGTTAGGATATCTGGCTTTCACCCAGAAGgtccgggttcgattcccggtaTCGGAATATTTTTTGCCTGGCAgaccaaaaaatttcattcaattgtTAGGAACTCTAGGGCTTTATTTTCctaagatgaattttttttattattataaatttttctctgcgaaaagtattatttttttcgatttcttTATGCCTTATTTAGTGATACAGTAGAATTCTTCTATACTAACATTTTCCATTGAATTGAAATCTGGCTCAAGTGTCGGGGAATCGTTTCCCTCACCACGCAATGTTCAATATATTCCGTCTATCTGTTGCGCCCACTCTATTCTTTCGAACACGAAAGTGGGAGAGCCTGCTATAGTAAATTGCAAGACTTTCAGCCCTGACTATGTCATTGTAGAGGGGTTGCACTGTACAGCGAGCATTGTTTTAAATGAAGCAACTTTAGTATTATGCTTCAAACACTCTCCGTTATGGTCTACTGGTTAGGATATCTGGCTCTCACCCAGAAGgtccgggttcgattcccggtaacggaattttttttgaatcctgtctatattttaattctgcaattttaaatattaaatgtaaaaaaaaatttttagctattttttttttttttttaacccacTGAAATTTAACTTTTCCTATATTTCTTGcaacttagaaaaaaattttattcatcgtTCCGAGCGAATTTGTTTTTAACGAAAATTTGTGAGAACCCGAACATCAACTACTCCGATATGGTCTACTGGTTAGGATATCTGGCTTTCACCCAGAAGgtccgggttcgattcccggtatcggaatatttttttgctatttttttatgtcggataattgaaataattataaatatagttaCTAACAAATTTTGCTGATTTCTagtagtaaatatattttattcccTTCAAAAgccaaacttttttttaaatcgctGATATCTTTGTtggatacaaaaaaatagagtcaaatctttttttagactacattattttgttataaaagcTCTAGCCGAGCTTTTTCTAAAAGCTCTCCGAACGTCTCCGTTATGGTCTACTGGTTAGGATATCTGGCTCTCACCCAGAAGgtccgggttcgattcccggtaACGGAATTTATTTTGCAGTTTTCTAGctagaattattttattgttactcagattacgttttttttttttaaactatggTACTGTTAAATTTTTGCGGAGACTTTTCTCCGTTAAATTTAGTCTTGTTTCGTAATTCTTCACATAGGAATTTTTCTTTCGCTCAGTATTACGTTATTCTCTatgaaacttttaaataatcgatCTTCAATTGTTAAAGTTATATTCCGGAAGACTTTTAATAGATggtattctaaaaaaaaaagactgtcGTAAAATTTGCTACTCTGAATTTTCCGAAGGTACAATTACAACTCCCTCCGATATGGTCTACTGGTTAGGATATCTGGCTTTCACCCAGAAGgtccgggttcgattcccggtatcggaatatttttttgcttctgattttttgcaaaaattagtgacaaaagtgataaaaaaccTTGGATCTGCTGACACCAACGATTACCAACTGCGCTAAAATGAATGATATTTACAATTTCCAGATTTTGTGGAGTGTGATAAAGAATGTTTAACCAATGAATCAAAGTTCTTCAACATAATAACAAACttcgaaaaaaacaaaaaaaatacgttttactgctaaatttaaatactcaaCTGGCATCCCACTGTTGGGCTACACGGCcgatgataataaatacttgacagaattataaattataatggtACTTGATATCACCATCCACATGCTATATTTTCAGAAACACCCTGgcgaaaatttttctccgatatttctccgatttttttttgtttttctccgATATTTCTACGTTTTTCTCCgtattactccgaatttctccgcaatatattgttgaagtaaaatttagaagaaaaatcgaagtaaatcgaaaaattatttattccgATTATCTCcgtcttttttcaattttctccgaatttcTACGATTTTTGTCCGTATTATCTTTAACTTTCTCcgtttttgtaatttttaaattttattttacttctcacctaattttaataaaattaaatatatttatagatcCAAATGATGCATCAGAACGACGATCAGTGATGGCAGGTGGAGGTGTTCGTGGTTGGCTACCCGACGTTGCTGTGGTTCTCTGGAAAAGAATGCTGTCAGCCCTGGGTGATGTCAACAACATTCAAGATCCTGTATTACACGGTCAAGTTATGGAATACTTGGTTCAGTTGACtcaaacattaattaaaattcgatTGAATCAAGGGGTATCTGGTGATAATCAATTGACACCACCAACACCAGAACTCATACCACCTCTAACAGTAATTGCACCGTGGTGTTTCAAAGCAATTCAACTCTCTCCCCGTTATGAAGTTGGAAAATTAGCAGCTTATCGTTTAATTTGCCTGTTGACAATTCAACCACTCGATATTAATTTGCCAAAAGCACATTTAACACTTTTTTATCGTGCAGTACATCATGGTATAACAAGCAATGACATAAAAGTTATTCATGCACTTGTCAAGTACACTGGTCCACGTTTATTTAGTCTAAATTTACCTGGTTCAAGTCTTTTAATTCTTGATTATATACATGCTGCAAATATTATACTAGAAAGTCAAGATGTCAATGCACCAAGAACTGAAGCAATATCAATACTTGGATCATTAATTTCTTTGCCAATGTCAACTGGTAAATTACCAGTATTACAACCAAATGGACCAGatattgaaacaataatttGTCCTGATGTtagagaattaattttaacaatattactTAGAAGCTGTAGACGTGAACCAACTGGTGTTGCACGATGTCTTGCATTGTCAAGTATATCAATGTTTGTTTATCGTGAATTgtcattaaaaacaaaacatccACGAGTACCAGAAGCTGTTACTGTACTTTTACAAGCACTTCGGGtgagtttaaatattttttttacaataagtATAAATAGAAATTAGTCTGTAGTTGGGTATTATTGTTTTCCTtgtaattagaaaataaataaattaaatatatggtGGTGATGGTAGCATATTGctggtgtgaaaaaaaaaaaaacttttggcTTGACAGAGAATACACAGAGCTGGTAGACGAAGGGATCAATTCAATGCACTATTTTCTTATCAGGTAGAAACTTGAACCACATTTGATGATTTACCAAGTTCCCTTCATAGGCATTGtctttgttttttgataaaatttgttgttgtcTAGCTTGTGtgtttgtatgtgtgtgttcTAATGCTTGTCCtgtattaattcaattgacaAAGTCTCTCACAACAGTGTCGGTTatcttttacaaaaaaaaatttacaataattataattaaataatttatttttctaggcTACTCATCCATCAGTTGCACAAGTTGCTTGTGATTCTTTGATATTATTCTGCGATAAGGCTGATGTACTACTTGAACTTTATCCAAAAGTTCCATGTAAAATAATAcaggtatttttaaattaatattaatgacaactcttgtatttaataattaattaattaaatataatttttaggtTTTTTCTGAAACATTGGATATAATGACACTACGTGAACGTCGTGATGCATTAACAACATCAATGTTATTTTGTTTGGGTGAATGGGCAATGCATTTAGGTCCAAAAGTTCTATTAAATACATtccaaaataaatcattactattaaatatattttccgtacttgataatattataaataataaatcaaataaacaagataataataataatataaataataaaacaaatgacatGGATAATTTTAATCCTGatataacaattgataatatttgtaatgataataatgataagacattgaaattttcaaattatcaaaCAATACAATTGTCAGCTAAAATGATTATGAtgcatttgataaatcatcttGGACATTTTCCAATGGGAATTGGTGCATCAAGATTATCATCAATGGTTGTTGAACTTGATGATGTACCAAATATTGAAGGTGATGAATTTTCATCAGCAATATTTCATCTAccaaatatacaattatttatgttatcaaattcaataataatgtcattaattgAGCTATCATCATTGGATAAAAATTGCATGACAAATGGTTTTATATCAGCTCCATCAATTGTCAGAACATTATTACGTGATTTAGCTGGTAAAGCTGCATGGGATTGTTCAATACTTTATTGTTTaccatttaatgaaaaaacaaatacaaatgatgatgatgatgatgatgatataaaaaaaacagataataatatattaaaaaataaaaatgaaaatagtaaTAGCAATATTACAAGTCcatttataatacaaaattcaCCACCACAACATTTAATGCGTCATCGTGATCCAACAGTACTTCcaacatatgaaaatgcaGCTAGTGATATGGATAGTTtagatgatttattaaattacattggTCATACAAGTCCAGAAGTATTAACAAATCCCGaaataacattaaattcaccatcaaatttatcaaaagtaaattgtcttgaaaatgaaacaatatctgtaattttaaatcaaagaaaTTCATCACgtgaatatattgaaaaatggaATGATAATATTGGTAATTGTGGTGTTATATCAAAACCACCATTATGTCAACCACCACCAGCACCATTTCATCAttgtagattattattttcacatcTTGGTTTAACTGGTTGggaacaaagaaaaaatttacatttattatcaaaaaatgaaaaattattacgtgAATTTAGAAATCTTGATGGTCAAAGATCAAGAGAAACTCATAAAATGGCTGTTATTTATGTTGGTAATGGACAAgaagataaaaattcaatacttgGTAATGTTAATGGtagtaaaatatatgaaaattttgtagCAAGATTAGCATGGGAAGTTGAACTTGAAAATCATAATGGTTTTTTGGGTGGTTTAATACCAGGTAAATCATCTGGTACAACAGCACCATATTATGCAACATCATTTACTGAAGTTATATTTCATGTTGCAACAAGAATGCCATCTGATTCACCAGAatcattattacaaaaaacaaGACATTTAGGAAATGATGAAATACATATTGTTTGGTCTGAACATTGGCGTGATTATAGACGTGATATTATACCAACTGAATTTTGTGatgtattaattgttatttatccattgccaaataaattatatagaattcaaatatcaagaaaaaatgagATACCATTTTTTGGACCACTTTTTGATGAATGTATTGTTGAAGATATTGTATTACCTGGTCTTGTTAGAACAACTGCACTTGCTGCTAGTAGAGCTAAAAGATCAACACTATCATTTTATCAACACTagtaagaatttttttattataatttttatgatatttgcttatttaaaaataataatacaatttatttattatagctATGAAGAACGTGCTCGTTCAATTGACATTGTCATGAGAAATTACAAAGAATCAACGACATTTGAGGAATTTGCTGCTAATGTTTATTCACCAATTCAACCAACTACATTATTTTCTGGTGCATCATCTGTTACTggtaataatttcattaataattgtaatttatttctatttattttattttatattatgcaTTTTTTTCAAGGTTCAATTACAAGTGTACAatcaacagcatcatcaaATTTAGCTGCAGCACTTTTAGACTCAAATCAAGGACGTCCAACATTACGAAATAATTCAGGATCAAGTGGTATTGATAATCGCACAAATAGAGGTGACTAAACCAATAAATTCACAAATGCactgctttaaaaaaaaatttatgcaagttagtattaaaaatgcaaagctctttttttttttaattattttatttctgctttaaatataatttttattattatttaaatttatctgcacacaattttatattgatattatgtTTAGATGAtatgtaattgatttttttattttagcatcTGATGGATCAAGAGTATGGTTCAGCACAGACACACAAGACAGTCCAGCTCTTCATGGAATTTCACCAcgtccattaaaaaaaatgtcatttaaaaCTGGCCCAAAACATCGAAACAATAATCAACAATCAACACCACCTGATAGTCCTcgatacaaataaatttaacaagctaaaaatgtaaaaaaacattttaacatCACACGAATATTATATTGTCAAAGCGTTTTATCACTTGACCTTGACTTGTTCTGTTTTCCGTCCTTagattataatttacataatttttttttattatttacaaatatctcaacaaaatttgtatttgtttttttttttttctttttctccgCACAATGATAAAtgcgataataatatttaatttattaaagttATTTTATGTGTaactgatgattttttttttttttaattttaaaaatgtactgacaaaaataattgacatcgTTGTTATTAGCAACAATCAAACTTAAAATTACTGACTAATAAACATtccgatagaaaaaaaaaataacatggaATGCATTTTAACGaagatgataattaatttttataaagtaaaattactttattttattgttttcaagtgattaaaaaagataaaaaaatgatttttaaaaatttaattatggcCAAAgcagcattatttttttgcaaattaaatTGCTGATTatagaatgaaaataataaaaaaaacattgtatgTATTGTACATAAGAAATTGCATTatcaaacttgaaaaataattattgaaaaaaaaaagaaaacaatatgaaaatcaaaaaaaaataattgaataaatatatagttaatattttaattaattaattaacagtggtataattatttgtgtttaaaaaaaaattaaattaacaaacttttcaagttttagacaaaaataattattgactaactaaatattaaaataattagatCTTGttcgtaatttaaaaataaaataacacaaaaaaaagaaaaacaaaaaaatgttaatttaataatatatgtatattgttgtacttaaatagtatttttaaataatcacttaacaatatataaattgaaaagaacttctttttttttttatggatataacaaatataataattaaatttatttaaataaataatatgaataattatttatttgatgaagttttttttttttttcttttggttttgaaatttgttttatcttgtttattatgttgaaaattcattattttatgattttgtttgttgaatttttttttttattgctgaGTAAATTATTGGGACACTTCTTCATTGCGTTTAGTTgctagaaataaataaaatcgaaatcgAAATCGTAAAAATGATCTATAATGCATGAAATACAGTTTGGCATTAGAAATTCATATCTTCATTAAATATCATATCTTCTAGGATTTTTTTACtctaaattgtttagaattctTCCTTCTATTAcggattaatttttcaagaaaatccTTCGTCGCGTTTAGTTgctagaaataaataaaatcgaaatcgtaaaaatgaaataatgcaGGTAATACGTTttgtttttagaaatttatatctttaccaaaaattatattcccCGGAATTTTTTTACTCTAAATTCTTTAGCATTCTTCCTTCTATTACACagtaaattttcaagaaaatccTTCCTCGCGTTTAGTTGctagaaataaatgaaatcgAAATCATACAAATGACATAATGCATGTAATACGTTTTGTCTTTAGAAATTCATATCTtcactaaaaattatatttttcggaattttttttctccaaattgtttagaattcttttttttatcgttgagtaaattttcaaaaaaatcctTCGTCGCGTTCGgttgctagaaaaaaaataacattaaaaatccaacaaaaattacaaatttccAGCTAATTGATTTTTGACATTtagatattgtaaaaaaattacaaattaaatccAAAAACTGACAAACTCCATTTCCTCttttgttgattataatttttttccattttcataCAAGTAACTAAGTTATGTACttgcatttatattattacatctttttattcaatggagaaaaaacaaattggcCCGCTAAAATAAAACTGCGCACGCATCACGCTCGTAAACTGTATTTGTGTGTATGCTTGtgtcaacaacaacaacaacaaagtaatttttaattatatcattcaaatatttattgtttaacaatattatctgtaataaaaaacaaagtgtTCATTgcatttctcttttttaatgttaaattaacaaacttacaaataaattaaacacaaatgtgtaaataaatataaatatgtgcTCTTGCAAATTTGGCAACCCTGTGGaaccacctttttttttttttttctacatttttcattgtttttcatAGTCAATCAAGTCGgcgttaaaatatataaataaataagcttTAGTTTAAATAGCTTTTAGATTAAATTACCAATtgatttaatcaaaattatttcgtaaattttgtgccaaaaaaaaaaacaatcatcatGAGTGATAGCGTAAGTAAACCAAATGtcattgtaataatatttttcctaCCTCAACTTAacctcaaaaaataaaaacaaaccttgattatttttgttattattaataataattaattttttgaaaattatagaTTGGCACAAGACATAAAATGTCTATAAAGGACAATCACATGAAGGCCAAACTTAgtggtaaatatattatttcaaaataacaaaaaaaaaaaaaacctttgtTTCATTATCCATTAactaaaagtataataatattttttttttaattagaattgGGTATGTATGAAGAAGGAATGCGTCGTGAAGAGATGGAGCAATTACTAATGGCTCTTGATTCTTCAAAAAATGATACATTATCTCAATCAACAGCTGGTGATGTTTCTCCACCTTCAGTAAGTTGatgttcaacaaaaaaataaaacactatTATCCagcatataattataaaaatttattacagttAGAAGCAGATTCATGTTTGAAACGTCAAACTTCAGTTGAATACGATGATCAAACACCAACAAGAAATCAACGTCCATGTGAATCAAAAAGCCAAGATGATAACACAATAGTTGATTCAGATGAAGATATATTTGatcataaaattgataataatgataaaaataatacaattaatcgTGCAACATCAACACCAAGTTATGCAAATATGCTACtacaaaaaaatgtcaataatagaacaatgaaaatgtttgcaaaaattgataattcaaataatgaaTTACGTCGTATGGATCCACTTGATCATGAAGATATTCCATATAAACCATTATTACCATTAAGAACAAATAATCCACCAACAAAACAAACAAGAATAACACTTATTAATAAAAGACCAATAATACCACTTGaggaatatgaaaaaatcaaaaaacatttGGATGATGTTATTACACAATGGAATAAATGGGAATTGGAAACATCAGATGAAGCTGAATTTCGTTGGGGGGCACCTATTCAGGTGTGTACCTCCAATCagacaataaattatcaaacaaattattaatttgtttgatttatattttattatttatttttcaattatatctcTTCCAATTAATGCCAAcgtttttatcaatttatatatattttttttaaatattttatctttaattaaaaGACATGTATCTTTAGCTTTAATTCAATGAATGTTggaccaaaaaaaaacaaaataatcattgaaaatattctaCACGGGCATGTggctattttataaaaacaaaaaataatttgtaatttattattctactctttattttcatatatatttactatatcatttaattaattgttttttttttttttttactttttttctttaatatatttatacaggtGATTTGTAATAATGGCAATATTATATTCTAATAAAtcgtaaatatatacacaaaaaaaagaaaaaaaaaaaaaaacaatagttaaatgaatgatttatttcaattgatatatatatttttttttttgatggttttCATAGGTTGGAGATGACAGTGCAGTCAATGAAAAACCACGAACAAgagcagcaacagcaacaacaacaacacgaGAAAgacgtgatgatgatgataataatgttgaaaattattatgaaaatacagGAGTTGCTCTTAGAATTGTTGATgatcataatgataatttaactcAACGTTCTTATGTAACACCAAGACGTCAAACAGCTAAAACTGATCCATATAAttttggtgatgatgatgatgacgatgataatACATTTCAATCACAAGCAAAACgacctaaaaataataatatgaatgcTAATAATTTAGCTTCGCTCAGAAATAGACCACCAATGAGAAGAAAAGGTATTGGACCTGGTAcaagtcaacaaaaaaaatatgatagtaatgaagatgatgatggtgatgaagaATGGTACGgtgaaggtaaaaaaaatgaaataaataaaagttttgaaaTACCAGAGGGtgaatatataagaaaaattccACCACCATCTAGAGCTAAATATGTAAGAAGTAGAAAAACAAATGCTAAATCAAATCCAttacaaataacaaaacaaaataataaaggtaataaaaaagttgatgtTGAAGAAATGGATATATCTGAATCACCAAAAAAACCAACTAAGGGACCATTAAAAGATGATCAAATAactgatttaattaatgatgatgatgatgatgacgatgatgaacaaaataatactccagatgatgttattgatgataatgatgaagatgaaacaAAATTAGCCAAAGCAAGATCACTCATTCCTgctcataataaattaaatcttagtcttacaattttaaaaaataaacaaaaatctcTAAAAGATCAAGAATTACGAGCTCAAGAAGAAGAAagaattaataaagaaaaagaagaagctgctaaaagagaaaaattaaatgctagaatgacaaaaaataataatttagaacgtgaaaaagaagaagaaagaaGATTAcgtaaagaaaaagaagataaaTATAGACAATCATTTCCAAAAATTGGTGGAGTTAGTGATAGAAATGAACTTAAATCTGATGGTGATACAATTCGTCCAGCACCAACTTCAAGTTGGGATCCCAAAGCAGTAGCTTTTCCTTTAGCAGtaagtataataattaaattttttactagcattaaacaaaaattaataaaaattaatatttttaatttagacaaATCGCAGTACACCAAATCAAAAAGCCAAAAATGTTAAGAAGGTCAATTGTCCAATATGTAACAAGCTATTTCCAGAGGCAGATGTTGCAGCTCATGCATCAACGTGTAATGAATTTTCAGATGGTAATCAACAAGAACCTGATGTTGAACTTGTCGGGACTTCTTCTGCTTCATCATCTAAACACGTATGTGGTATTTGTaacaattattcaacaaataatattaatgattatgCTGATCACCAACACaactgtaattttaaaatacattctaGGGACGGCGaaggtaattatttaataaatttattaacttttttattatttatttataaaattaagaaatatttttaaaaaaa from Aphidius gifuensis isolate YNYX2018 linkage group LG4, ASM1490517v1, whole genome shotgun sequence encodes:
- the LOC122855865 gene encoding ral GTPase-activating protein subunit alpha-1 isoform X3, with amino-acid sequence MFSKKLHVDVKKSTLKIQDVKKDSATRFKHLKIVLENVDTDEAKGFFEGNFSHVYFILYDCFVAAEANLRQRELSFHLVHKAHREELEQVLQLFEKVLTLLPELLNRRWQCHSIARILYKLLHPGNSYKLRRQALRYFILWYQALGENAPEHIHDMFASLVPGFPPPAPSPKPTERRDKTNSTIEEKEKREFFGTQHVTSIFHCNNNSQNGPVTQIIGTPLLPIQSGEKPLDNETVTYFEAILEFMVTQVVKIEWRDKHTRQYKSFQFLLERFKLSYLHYICPEFDDKFSLYKPKLDLPVLRQSIVNQAHKNYALCKVALIKWLASFTHVVKKDGSFLNSSQNTTSNDESTNDNDSKRVSINHSNKYDTNSLSSDVTIQHDSLTSHDEGQSAVVLVREVLYGTRENVNFVHEMYRQAFLLDFIHAGAIRKAIAVYKDWIQTTEIPPFMMEPLDSHKDKDKDNDDNIKTIDYDKSPSDNYRLTRLRTDSYLGAIHRENIFVRAGLQNLLQVFITQASNVFFLIHPGDSPSLLEEQIDSCKRVLNVYRYVVMHSRLEPSTWDQLLRILLQITSLVLGEKSQKRKSHDSIGGKLAPAIFQTLIVTWIKANLNVVIITQLWDQFLNVLTSLTHWEELIKEWAKTLDTLTRVLARHVYNLDLNDLPLDRLSEQKSKKRRGVGCRATSASSVQSPRRCSVDRETCNSSKDSVPDHPVRDFRKHRQLPRSASDNNIYNTKYRVKLQQKIRGQTSFETPVLPLTISRDMAKLASTKNDNNQQSTIIERKSISGRRSKSLDCLVIAESEPPTPRCPSPTPSSGVDSNKDSPIQIENIDGTSIDPNDASERRSVMAGGGVRGWLPDVAVVLWKRMLSALGDVNNIQDPVLHGQVMEYLVQLTQTLIKIRLNQGVSGDNQLTPPTPELIPPLTVIAPWCFKAIQLSPRYEVGKLAAYRLICLLTIQPLDINLPKAHLTLFYRAVHHGITSNDIKVIHALVKYTGPRLFSLNLPGSSLLILDYIHAANIILESQDVNAPRTEAISILGSLISLPMSTGKLPVLQPNGPDIETIICPDVRELILTILLRSCRREPTGVARCLALSSISMFVYRELSLKTKHPRVPEAVTVLLQALRATHPSVAQVACDSLILFCDKADVLLELYPKVPCKIIQVFSETLDIMTLRERRDALTTSMLFCLGEWAMHLGPKVLLNTFQNKSLLLNIFSVLDNIINNKSNKQDNNNNINNKTNDMDNFNPDITIDNICNDNNDKTLKFSNYQTIQLSAKMIMMHLINHLGHFPMGIGASRLSSMVVELDDVPNIEGDEFSSAIFHLPNIQLFMLSNSIIMSLIELSSLDKNCMTNGFISAPSIVRTLLRDLAGKAAWDCSILYCLPFNEKTNTNDDDDDDDIKKTDNNILKNKNENSNSNITSPFIIQNSPPQHLMRHRDPTVLPTYENAASDMDSLDDLLNYIGHTSPEVLTNPEITLNSPSNLSKVNCLENETISVILNQRNSSREYIEKWNDNIGNCGVISKPPLCQPPPAPFHHCRLLFSHLGLTGWEQRKNLHLLSKNEKLLREFRNLDGQRSRETHKMAVIYVGNGQEDKNSILGNVNGSKIYENFVARLAWEVELENHNGFLGGLIPGKSSGTTAPYYATSFTEVIFHVATRMPSDSPESLLQKTRHLGNDEIHIVWSEHWRDYRRDIIPTEFCDVLIVIYPLPNKLYRIQISRKNEIPFFGPLFDECIVEDIVLPGLVRTTALAASRAKRSTLSFYQHYYEERARSIDIVMRNYKESTTFEEFAANVYSPIQPTTLFSGASSVTGSITSVQSTASSNLAAALLDSNQGRPTLRNNSGSSGIDNRTNRGD